A DNA window from Hoplias malabaricus isolate fHopMal1 chromosome 5, fHopMal1.hap1, whole genome shotgun sequence contains the following coding sequences:
- the LOC136697400 gene encoding inactive serine protease 35, whose protein sequence is MDLLLSLLNWKAFVAVLMLATKECFTKEEEFTWVSLKVPLVVEKEKVHLQNAAFRSPRDLGSVCGIECQRNLPEPGPAELEELLSYETFFENGTRIFTKVALEGFRNVGNTSVPSPASSAALKRKRRQVYGMDGRFVISDKHFTTRFPFSASVKLSTGCSGILISPKHVLTAAHCVHDGTNYLKGSRKLRVGMLKLRSKRGRRRGGRLRLEDVAGDRGEKRQRKKDKKQNNRLRRSTVIGKLVDGELKQPGLLWTKVKKIYVPQGWMSETGKDLVLDYNYALLQLKRAIGLKHMDLGVLPLMKQIPASRVHFSGFDDDYPGNVVYRFCSISEESKDLIYQHCDAQEGSSGAGVYIRLGEPSKSVNSKRKWRRKVIGVFSGHKLVDMNGIEKDFNVAVRITPEKFAQICHWIHGDSSNCRLT, encoded by the coding sequence ATGGATCTTCTTCTGTCTCTCCTGAACTGGAAGGCTTTCGTGGCTGTTTTGATGCTGGCCACTAAGGAGTGCTTCACCAAGGAGGAAGAATTCACCTGGGTCAGTTTGAAGGTGCCTCTAGTTGTGGAAAAAGAGAAGGTGCACCTACAAAATGCTGCATTCAGAAGTCCAAGAGATTTGGGCTCAGTTTGTGGGATAGAGTGCCAGAGGAACCTTCCTGAACCAGGACCTGCTGAGCTGGAGGAGCTCCTGTCCTACGAGACGTTCTTTGAGAATGGAACACGCATATTTACCAAGGTAGCCCTAGAGGGCTTCCGAAATGTTGGGAACACCTCAGTACCTTCTCCTGCCTCATCTGCAGCTCTCAAACGAAAGCGGCGTCAGGTTTATGGTATGGACGGTCGCTTTGTGATCAGTGACAAGCACTTCACCACCAGATTTCCATTTTCTGCTTCAGTGAAGCTTTCCACTGGATGCTCTGGGATACTCATCTCTCCAAAACATGTGCTGACTGCCGCCCACTGTGTCCATGATGGGACAAATTATCTTAAAGGAAGCCGAAAGTTGAGAGTGGGCATGTTGAAGCTTCGTTCCAAACGAGGCAGAAGAAGAGGTGGCAGGCTGAGGCTTGAGGATGTGGctggagacagaggagagaaaagacagagaaagaaagacaagaaGCAGAATAATAGGTTGAGAAGAAGCACAGTGATTGGCAAGTTGGTAGATGGGGAACTGAAGCAACCAGGGCTTCTCTGGACAAAGGTCAAGAAGATATATGTCCCCCAAGGCTGGATGAGTGAAACAGGCAAGGATTTGGTTCTGGACTACAACTATGCTTTACTGCAGCTGAAGCGAGCCATAGGATTAAAACACATGGACTTAGGAGTGTTGCCGCTAATGAAGCAGATCCCAGCTTCCAGGGTGCACTTCTCGGGTTTTGATGATGACTACCCAGGGAATGTTGTCTACCGTTTTTGCTCCATTTCCGAAGAGTCCAAAGATCTGATTTACCAACACTGCGATGCACAGGAAGGGTCAAGTGGAGCGGGAGTCTACATCAGGCTTGGGGAGCCCTCCAAGAGCGTGAACAGCAAGAGAAAGTGGAGGAGGAAAGTCATAGGTGTCTTCTCAGGGCACAAATTGGTGGACATGAATGGTATAGAGAAGGACTTCAATGTGGCGGTCAGAATCACGCCAGAAAAGTTTGCACAAATTTGCCACTGGATCCATGGTGACTCCAGCAATTGCAGGCTTACCTGA